One genomic region from Planifilum fimeticola encodes:
- a CDS encoding ABC transporter permease: MVKRKSERLIRTGLSLVLAAFLGWAYAAGSFQYMMEHPDELLHLVVQHLQLVGLSTFLAVAVAVPLGILVTRPRFRRLEWIVVNFANVGQTIPSLAVLALAMSYLGLGYQTAVFALWFHSLLPILRNTVAGMESVNPDIVDAGKGMGMKPVQVLWKLELPNASPAIFAGIRTATVINVGSAALAFLIGGGGLGDFIFTGISLYDTGIMLAGAVPVTALALLIDWLLGVLEKWVVPRGIQREAELI, translated from the coding sequence ATGGTGAAACGGAAGTCGGAACGACTGATCCGCACGGGTTTGAGCCTGGTCCTGGCGGCATTTTTGGGATGGGCCTATGCGGCGGGCTCCTTCCAATACATGATGGAACATCCGGACGAACTGCTTCATCTGGTGGTTCAACACTTGCAACTCGTGGGGCTGTCCACGTTTTTGGCGGTGGCCGTCGCGGTTCCCCTGGGGATTTTGGTGACGCGTCCCCGGTTTCGGCGCCTGGAGTGGATCGTGGTCAACTTTGCCAACGTCGGCCAGACGATCCCCAGCCTGGCGGTGCTGGCCCTGGCCATGTCCTATCTGGGGTTGGGGTATCAGACGGCGGTGTTTGCCCTTTGGTTTCATTCGCTCCTTCCCATCCTCCGGAACACGGTGGCGGGAATGGAAAGCGTGAACCCCGACATCGTCGACGCAGGCAAAGGCATGGGGATGAAGCCGGTGCAGGTCCTGTGGAAGCTGGAACTGCCCAACGCTTCCCCGGCGATCTTCGCGGGGATCCGCACGGCGACCGTGATCAACGTGGGATCGGCTGCCCTGGCCTTTCTCATCGGCGGCGGCGGATTGGGCGACTTCATCTTTACGGGGATCTCCCTCTATGACACGGGAATCATGCTGGCGGGCGCCGTTCCCGTGACGGCCCTGGCCCTTCTGATCGACTGGCTGCTCGGGGTGCTGGAGAAATGGGTCGTTCCCAGAGGCATTCAGCGGGAAGCCGAATTGATCTGA
- a CDS encoding glycine betaine ABC transporter substrate-binding protein, translating to MKRWRVGMAVLMLVSLLVFSGCGGSGGGADKGEVTIGGKDFTEQHLLTKITAVYLKEQGYDVEEAGSMGSTVARKALENGQVDMYWEYTGTALVVYHKQPAVADPDKAFDQVKKTDEEKGLTWLYQSGVNNTYTIMMRKDQAEQLSIRSISDLAEYVKNNPKKLTFATNAEFFSRDDGLKGLQKHYGFSFPADRVKKMDSGILYNALKEGQVDVSVGFATDGRIKAFNLVRLEDDKGFFPAYNASPVVRKESLEENPDLKDLLVRLAERLDTETMMELNYKVDVEHQDVAEVAREWLVSEGLVKE from the coding sequence ATGAAACGTTGGCGCGTAGGAATGGCTGTCTTGATGCTTGTCTCCCTCCTGGTCTTTTCCGGCTGCGGAGGCTCCGGCGGCGGAGCCGATAAGGGAGAGGTGACGATCGGGGGAAAGGATTTCACGGAGCAGCATTTGCTGACCAAGATCACCGCCGTCTATCTGAAGGAACAGGGGTATGACGTGGAAGAGGCGGGGAGCATGGGGAGCACCGTCGCCCGAAAGGCTCTGGAAAACGGGCAGGTGGACATGTACTGGGAATATACCGGCACCGCGTTGGTCGTGTATCACAAGCAACCGGCGGTGGCCGATCCGGACAAGGCCTTCGATCAAGTGAAAAAGACCGACGAGGAAAAGGGATTGACATGGCTCTACCAGTCGGGGGTCAACAACACCTACACCATCATGATGCGCAAGGATCAGGCGGAACAGCTGTCCATCAGGAGCATTTCCGATCTGGCGGAATACGTCAAAAACAACCCGAAAAAGTTGACCTTTGCCACCAACGCGGAGTTTTTCTCGCGGGATGACGGACTGAAGGGGCTGCAGAAGCATTACGGGTTCAGCTTCCCCGCCGACCGGGTGAAAAAGATGGATTCCGGGATTCTGTACAACGCCTTGAAGGAGGGGCAAGTGGACGTTTCCGTCGGCTTTGCCACGGACGGGCGGATCAAGGCCTTCAACCTGGTGCGGCTGGAGGATGACAAGGGCTTCTTCCCGGCCTATAACGCTTCCCCGGTGGTCCGCAAGGAATCCCTGGAGGAAAATCCGGACCTGAAGGATCTGCTGGTCCGCCTGGCGGAACGGCTGGACACCGAGACCATGATGGAGCTCAACTACAAGGTGGACGTGGAACACCAGGATGTCGCGGAGGTTGCCAGGGAGTGGCTGGTATCCGAAGGACTGGTGAAAGAATAA